The window TTTACCACTAGAATCTATCCGAGTTAGTACGGTTCAAATTAATAGTGTATTATTGTATTGTAAAGTGCGTCACTGCATTTTGCAGATGTATGTGAAAATGAATAATTACATTTATTTTACGAACTGTAAAATACAATATTGTTGATCGTTATAATGAAGGATATTCAGACCTCTGGAGTGATGAAATTCTGACAGCATGTTACAGAATAGTGAGCACTCGTTGGGCATTCCAACTCATAATGTGCTCTTATGAATTAATTCGGAAAAAATGTGAAAGAGGCGAGTGAAGATGGAAGATTTTGTATTTATTccgttttttttttcatttactgaTTAGGACAGAATATTTGGTACTTATTTTTACAGTAGCTAAATGTGTTTTAATCTTTGTTAAGATTGGAATATCGTTGTCACCGTGAATCGACGTTGCTCATGTCGAGATTCCAAAAGCAGTACCACATCAGACTGCGAATGCTACTTGTTTCTGCCTTCACAGACAAGGCCAGACCCGCTGAGactctccagcagtttctgtttgtgttCAAGGGCCTGTGTCTCATATTCATCTCAGAACATGAAGTTGAGCTTCATTCATCAGCTACTGTCATATAACCAGTGACTATTATTCATAGGAGATTTAACTAACAATCCAAACCTGAATAAGACAAGGAGATATTAACACCGATAATCAGAAAATAGAATCAACGTGTTCATTTGGAAAGAACACTCTAAAGAAGGAATGAATGAAATACGCAGTGAAAGGGAAATGTTTGAAAGTTCAGGTCACCGCCATCTGAAGGTTTAACTTGCACTGATTCAGTGTTTTGCATCCAGTCCGGATAGGAGATTGGCTCCGCTGTCCGACATTCATACAATGCTACAGGATGGGAATGGTGAGATTATAGAAATGTTTGAAATTTCAATGAATGAGCTCATAAAAGCTGAGAGATTTTAGGAAGGAAATCGAACGTAGGTCAACGTAGAATATAAGTTTGATAGGCTTGGCATGAGTAGGGTACGGGAGGAAAGTTTACTGTTGAGTTGAAGTTGGAAAATTAGCCACGGGACTGATGCAGCACAAAGAAGACGGAGGTGAAAGGGTTTAGTGTTGATGATTTTAATAAGTGTGTTCTTGACAAATATTTACTGCAGCATTTGATCTCTTACCAATGTCACTGATTGGGGGATAATCGCAGTATAGAGATGGAAAATTCACGGATCAAAATTGCACAAAATACTGGATTAGTCTTTGGTTTCAGTTAGTAACATCTCCTTGTATTTATGTCTGTCACAGCCAACTTGGTCGCGATCATAATCCTATCCCGAGGTCGGTGTCATCTCTCCCGATGCATCAGCTACTACCTGGTGGCAGTCGCAGTATCTGATTTCCTTGTCATCCTCACGGCTGTCATCTTCAAACGCATTGGACGCATTTACTTCCGGTACAGTGTCATGTCCACCACACCTGCCAGCGCACTCAGTGCGGTGTTGATCTATATCAGTCGGGATTGCTCGGTTTGGCTGACTGCAGCCTTCACCATTGACCGTTTTGTGGCCATCTGCTGGCAGAGCCTGAAGGTGATTTACTGTACGGAGAAAACTGCATCGATCGTCATAGGAACAATATGTGCCCTGAGCTGCATTAAAAACCTCCCGTTCTACTTTGTCTGCCAGCCTTTAGTCATTGTCGATGGTGTCCCCTGGTTCTGTGACATTAGGTCAACCTATTACACCCTGCCTGCCTGGCAGGCCTACCACTGGCTCGACCGCATCTTAACGCCTTTTCTCCCATTCTTCCTTATTTTCCTGCTCAATATTTTGACTGTGAGACATATTTTAGCAGctagcagagcccgcaggaggcTCCGAGGTACCGAGGACAGTGGAGACAAGGAAATAGCCAACCGTAGGAGATCCATTATTCTGCTTTTTGCTATCTCTCTGAGCTTCCTTCTCCTGTGGGTGACTTATGTGGGAAATTTCATCTTCGTGCGGGCTATAGGTAAGGGCTATATCAGCAACCTTAATTTCAATGACCCACAATACATTCTCCAAGAGACGAGCATTGTGCTTACTTTGCTCAGTTCCTGCAACAACGTTTTCATCTATGTGCTATCCCAGAACAAGTTCCGTGAGGAAGTCAAGAAAATGTTTCTATGTCCTTTCACTATGCTTATCAGTTTCATTAAACCGTGAAATACAATGAAATCTTTCAGATTCTCCCCCATCCCCAGCCTGCCAGTGTGTGCAAATCTCTGTCATAGGAGCATAGGCGAGGAGTGTGCCATTTATCACGCAAAGCTCGTTCCCCCATCCTTGATAAGGCTCTGGCACGaagacatttggagtattgtgcgcattTTTCATCGCAATATCTCAGGAGAAGTGTTACAAGAATGTTCCATGGAATTTACAGCTTcacatatgaggaaagattgaggacTGTGGgtttgtacttgatggagtttagacgTATGATGGGGTATCTAACTGAAACATAGACAATACTGAATGCCCTgcacagagtagatgttgggaagttgTTTACGCTGGGAGCAGACGTTTGGACCCGACGGTTTAGCCTTAGAATAAAGAGGTGACCTCTTAGAACAGAGAGCAGGAGAAGCCTTTCAGCCAGACAGTACAGAACCTTAGTGTAACCTCTGTAGAGAAgtaattctttaccacagaagttTGTGCAGGCAGTTCAGTGAGAATAATTAAGATGGAAATACATAGGCTCATGAGTGCCAAAGGTATTAAGCGTTACGGAGAGAAAATGGGCGAATGGGTTTGAAAAACTTAACAGCCATGATTAAGTGGCATTGCAGACTCACTGGACAGAACatcataatttctgctcctatgcatTATGGTGTTATGGTCTTTTGGATCTCGTGTCTGATGTGTGGACTTATTCAATTTACCAGCCGTTGGCTCATATCCCTGAACATATTCCCTGaagaataacttaactatctcAATTTTAGTACTTACAACTGATTGAACGTCAACTACCATTTGTGAAGTGTGTTTCAAATCTCAAACGCCTGTTGTATGTCTAAGACCTTactgacatctctcctgaatggtttgACTCTCATTTTAAGCCTGTGGCTCCGAGTGATAGAAACCTCAGCCAGTGGAAAAATGTATCCTTATCGAACCTGCCTTTTCTTCTTTCATACCTTGATGAATTCGATCAGATCACACCAGTGTCTTACAAATTCTTGAGAAACCGGGCATAATTTGTTTAATATCTTCTCATGACATAACTCCTGACGTCCACGTATCATTCATATAAAGCTACATTGTACTCCCTCTCAGAGTCACATATCGTTTTTCAACTGTGTTGCTGAAATTTGTTCAACAATACTTCAAGTCGAGTTTGTATAACTAGAATATTGCTCTTATGTCCTTATAATGCAGTGATCAAAATATAAAGGTGTCAACATTTCATAAGCATCCTTTATTATTTTCTATACCTGTTCGtggcattttaaagatctatgcaccTCAAATCCATAGTCTACATCTCTATCGATATCCACTGTATTGAATTCATACCTTCCAGAACGTCAAAAAACAAAGTCATTTTTGTCTTTGTCACCTTCATCACAAAGACGTTTGTTCAAGCTCCCACACTCCACTAATATGGGTGTTCCGAATCCTCAATCAACAGTCTTCTGTTTCCAAAATCGATGGAATGAGGAACTACTAGAGGGGCTGCTTCACTCCAGTTAATGAGTGGCactaaaaaagcacagcaggtcaggcagcaaccgatgagcaggagagtcgacattttaggCCTAAGTACTCCATCAGGAACTTGATGGGGGGCGTGGTGTGTGGCAAGGTGCCCGTTCATCatccttcccacctgtctgccCGATGCCCTGTTCCGATCAACCACCATTAACCCCAAATTCCATGTGCCTGTCGCCATCTTAGCTACCATACCCCAGTCCTATCTTGCTTCCGTTTGTCTCTCAGCTCACTTGGGCCTTCTCGATTTCTGATGAAAGTCTCATGCCAaaaacatcgactgtcctgcttctcagatgctgtctgacctgctgtgtttttccagcaccacattttatcGCTgtcatctccagaatctgcagtcctaactttctccttTTCCTCTCTTCAGTGCATGTCCACTGAGCACGATAGAGTTGAAAAGTAGTCCTCTGCTTATTGTTTCAAACAAAACATAGAGGAAGCCTTATTCGCAAGGTCTCGAgacaaaatttaaaataagtgATGCCAATTATCTGTTATTTTATCTTGCTCCAATTCTGGACTTTGATTCAGCAGAACTTTACAGCCACGATACCTACCTTTTAACTGGATGTTATAGAGTGAGCTGTAAAGCTTGTGATGGCACTGAATAATTCAGTGATTTGTGTAACTATAATTAACTCATGGTCTTCCTCCAGCCTTCAATCCTGCTACCGCAAAGTATTTATTTTCTTTGACTGGTGTGCAAGACATCCACACTTCgttgcaaccctccccattttaaaaatcaattgcCATCAACAAAGAAGAATGAAACATTTTCCAACCTCAAGAAAACCTCGTATGTTTCAGGAAATGAGTTTATACTGTCAGGAAACGAAGCTTCTTGCTGTGCACCCTGTTAACACCTCTCATGATCTTGCAGACCTCAGTCATTTCCCCCGCTCAACCTCTGCCGTTCTCATGAAAGTAATCCTAATCTGTGCATCCTCTCTTCATCGCTCACGCTCCCCATACTCGGCAACATCCCAGGGAACCTCTTCGGCACCCTCTACAAAGCATGCACATCCTTTAGTCCTGTGGAAACCAGAAtagtatgcagtattccaaatgaggCCGAACTAAAATTTTATACAAGTGTAACATGACCTGCGAACTCTTATACTGAATTCCCCTTCCGATGAAGGACAGGATGCAGTATGTCTTGTTAACCAATCTATCGACCAGAGTTGCCACCTTCAAGGTACAATGAATCTgaactcccaaatctctctgttAATCAGTTTTCcgcagggcttttccatttatgGTATATTTCGTTTTTGAATTGGctctgccaaaatgcatcaccttacatttgccgcattgaactccatctgtcattttccactcaactctccaatctatctgtatTTTGCTGCATATTTTCACAGTTACCTTCAGTATCTGATACTCCACCAATCGTAGTGCCcactgcaaacttattaatcaggcCACTTATACCTactcccagatcatttatgtttACCACCAACAAATGTGTTCGCAATGCAGATCCCGTGTGGAacaccattttgagaaactcctttccactactactctctttGTCGTATTGCGCAGCCATGTACCTAGTACACACTGGACCTCTTGCGACTTCATTTTtgccatcagcctaccatggggaactaaATCAAACGCAattctgaagtccatgtatacgacATATACAGACCTTCCTCCATCAATAAACTATATTCCTTCCTCGAACAGTTCTGTTAAGTAGGTAAGACATAACCTTCCTTGCACAAAACAatcttgcctatcactgataaagaCATTATGTTCCAAATGGGATTCGATTCCATCCCTCATTgttttctccagcagcttccctatcactgacgtcaggctcactgatctataattatctGGATTATCCCTGCCACCCTTCCAAAGgtaggggacaacatttgcaattctccagtcctctgggacctcacccgtgcTCAAAGATGctgcacaattttctgtgaagGCCACAGGTATTTCTTCTCACATTTCCTTCACTAAACCTGGGATGAATCCCATCCTGAACTCGTAAATTGTCCACCTTATTGCTTTTGGAACACACAACACTTCCTTCATCCAATGTGACTTGACCTAGAATAATCAAATATCTATTCCTAACCTCATACATCATGTGCCTCTCTTCGCAAAATACTGCCGCAAAGTACTCATGAAGAATCACATCCGTTTTCGCCGACTCTACGCATACCTTTCCTCCTCTGCCCTTGAGTGGGCCGGCCCTTTTGTtagttacccacttgctcctTATATCTGAACGCTTTGGAATTTACCTTAATCCCATTTGCTGAAGATGTTTTATGACCCATTTTTACCCTCCTAATACCTCCGTTCAGATGGGTGAACCTTTTCTGATATCCTTCCAAAGCTTCGTCTGTTTTCAGTCACCTGGACATTATGCATGCTTTGTTTCTTCCTCTTACCTAATTTCATAATTTCACCTGTCGTCCATGGTTCCCCAGTCTTGCCAATTTTCCGCTTTCTTTTCACATGGACTTAGCAGTCCTCTGTTTAAAAATCaatctctctttaaaagcctcccacatatcaactGCGGATTTGCCTTCATCAGCTgatcccaatccacattccccaacTCCTGCCGAAatttgctatagttggccttgCCATAGTGTAAAACTCTTCCTTGACGGTAACTCTTATCGTTGTTCAAGAGTATTCTAAAATTAACATTATTGTGATCACTATGCCCAAATTAATATCCTACTGGAACTTCAAACAAATGTCCGAGCTCATTCGACAACACCAAGTCCAACTTTCCGTTTGTAGTGTTTACATACGGCTTTATAAATCTgacctggatgctccttacaaattctgctccatctaaactTCTAACACACTCGATCCCCACTCAATGTTGGGAAACATGAACTCTCCTATCGTCACCACCCCGTTGTTCCTATATCTTTCCATaatttgctgatatatttgtaccTCCACCTTACACTTGCTGTTGGGACGCCTgcagtacagccccaacattgttaccgcactcttcctatttctgacctcGGCCCGATTTCCTCACTGTTCGAATCATaaatagtgccctccttcagcacagctgtgatatcgtcTTGACCAGTAATGCAGCTCAACCAACCCttttcctccctctctatccgtcctgaagcatctatattctgggatatttagttgccaatcatatGCTTCGCACTAACAAGTCTCAGTCATAGCAAAACCATCATACTGCCAGGTACTAATCAAAGACCTAAGTTTATCTGATTTGCCGACtacactgctcacattaaaacatatgcacctcagaccacctcTCCCTTTATACTCTGATTAAACATATACTCTGATTTTACTCTCAATCAACTAATTCTGAAACCAAGTGGCTCAGTGAATATGAGAATTAACTATGAAACTATCTCTGAAATATTTTTATTGTCCACAGTATTCAATTAAAATCAAGGAATTAGAAAGAGCAGACTCTCATTATACTCTCCATCATCTTCCTGCAGATTTTTCCAATTTACTTTCAAATTGTGACCATTCCCCTGACATTTCCCCGTGTTCCTGGAATTATTCAATGCTTCATTTCTTTTCAACGAATTCCTGTTTGCGAGTTATTCTTGAGTCATTCTGCTATGTGCTCCTGATCAGAACAACTTGCTGTTCTATTTTCCAAAAAAAATTGGACATCTTCTTGCTTGTCATTTTGACGTTAATTAGAGAGAAAACGTCTGGAAGCTGCTAAAAAAGAAGAAATATGCTTTCATAGCTGTTATCAGCACTTGGAGGTTTCCTAGATAAACGGTAATTTAACAAACTTCTTGTTTAATCCCACAGACATCAGTTTTTTGGGGTCCCAGAGTCCCCCTTTCCAAACCTCCACTGCCGACGGCACTGCTAATTTAAGCTACGAATATGCAGGGTTCTCTCGTTACACAGTTGACTGTCGTGCCAAGCAACAAAGCAAGCACTGAAATACCTGCTTCGGAGACAGACTTCAGGAGAGGAGAAGAAAAAGAAGAGTTGCAACTGAAAATCCATCTGCTGCCATCGGTTCTGCAGCGAACCTTGACCAGTAAAAGATCTCTAAAATACAACTGGGTGACTCCGCCCCTGTATTACTGTACACTGAGGCGGTGCTCAGCACGCACAGTGATACAGAGACGGCGAGAGCTGTGCAAAAACATGAACAGTATAACGATGACAGACGCAATAATCCAGAGCACGGAGAGAGCtgtacaaaaaaaaactaaatatGGTGCGATTATGTACACATTGATGTAGACTAATGACAGAGCAGAACGAAACTTGATCATAATGCTTTATACAGGCAGACAATTATAATGATTTGTACAGGCCAGTGAACTGAAACTAAAGATCATTATCATTTTATGGATTTTCTTCTTCCCATTTTATAAAGAAAACCCATTAATCTCTGGATTAAATCTGTATTCGTATTTTATCTATATTCAAATTTACTAGATGAAAAAGTAACATGATTCATGTGAGAAAAATTGACTATTAAATTTTACATAAGTGTCTGTGGATTCAACAATAAATTACAAACTTTAATTTGACGAATGATGAAGATGGCCAGGTACGTGAATAAGTGGAGAAGCAGCAAAGGACCAGAAGCAATTAGATTACGTGTCACTGGAATGGGAAAATGCATGAATAAAATACCTCCATGTTGCCCATTTCACAATTAGaaatttatttttctatttttcttgTGAAAAGACAAATCGAATGAAACATTCGAATGCCAATAAAAGAACAACTTCCCATATGGGTAATTCCAAGAGTAATCTAAAGGTGTTCCATCACGGCACATAGGAAAATGCAACAGAAAGTACAGATTTCATGACAACGAAAATCACGCGAGAAACAAAGCATCGCTATAAATTGAACAAGCCATGAGAGTTTGTGCCTTTTTGCATTTCGTTTCATTGTTTCCGTGCAGCAAGATGATCGACTTTTCAATTTTACATTTGTTTCAGTTTTCACATGAAGGTTAACGTGAATTCTACAGCGACAACACAAAGGTTGTGGTGTGACCAGCATGAGATCGTGCCTTTAAGTCTCTCAActgttttttgttttccatttgtGCATATTCTGCTGCGGTTTCACTATTGCTCAGTGAAAAGTGCCTTTTCCACATGTGTGGCAATTTCAGTTCGCAACAATCCTTTGGACAATAGTCTCCCGTGTTCACTGAGCGCACCTTTGTCTGAATTTTACTTTAAAATCACTCATCGACCTTGGGACAGGTTGGTCGATTCATAATGAGGATACATACGTTTCTTCTCCAATCTACCAATACTGAGCTATTGCCCTTAAATATGTGTGCCTCGATATTCCTTCCTTCGAACTCAATTTTGATTCTCCACTCACTCCACATTTCAACGAGATCATTGTTTTCATGCGTTTctcttgttatgaagttgaaggtgtgcacTCTACCTATAAGACAGTGAATGGTGTCCTATCTTAAGAGCTcacaagcacctgtgtatatgactagctagctgtctcagagtgtactggagaattgaaaatatgtaacatttggcgaCAAAATAGATACCTGCGTTGGTTGCTGCTTTGATAGAAATTCAAatttaatcaatcagtttaaatcatgATTCAGGATACTGAAAcgcaattgagtttgaatttattgttttgccaacattgaatcAAAAAAATGGTCCGTTGTTGGGAAGATAAAAAAGGCAGACATTTTAACATCATATTGAGCAAgtgccatcaacacagatccaagaaTTTCGAAGCACTCTCTATCAAAAGAACCTTTTTTTTTGAAACTAgctcacagtaaaaagaaagaagacgacGAACGGATATTTCAGCTGGAAAAAGACAGAAACCGAAAACGATAGCTGCTGCGTGGTTTTGAAATTACCTTGTTGATATTTTCATCAGTATCATATTGGACAGCATATTGTCACAGACCTGGAGGCACTTAATAAGCAGTTAAGTGGAAGCGAGTCTTAGACATGTGAAAATTTGTTGTTCAGTGTTCATTTTATgatctttaaatagtggaaattgGAAGTTCGCTgtcactcacattttaacagattacgaggcgaagTGAGCTTTCCTGGAAATTGCTCGAAGAGTTCAGCACCGTCTTGTACAACTGTGTACAAACGCTCTCCATCGTAAGCTCTGTTATGCGAGTGGTTCCAATTTATTCGAGAACTAATCCCAAAAGAAAATGGCTACACATCCATCTCATTGAACCCGCTCACAATTTAAAAGATTTCATTGAATTCGCCTTCTGGTTCCATTTTACTATGAAAACAAAAGGCCCAGCCAGCTGAAGAATTTCAGGTCGGTGCAATTTGCAGCTGATGACCGTTATGTCAGACAGTTGAATAGTCAAATAATTTTGTACGAACATAAGAACTGCGATTATTCGAGTTTTGAGCGTTTTTCATTCTTCAATGGGATCATGGATGGTTATCCATCTTTATTCAACCACCACAATATATTTCCACAAAAGCTGATTTAATTATTCTGTAAAATCAATTGTTAAACTACCAAGCGTCCACACCCTCTACCCTGAAAGGACCACTTGACAAATGAATTtgtttcaattaaatcacctctcatctttttcAAAATTGTCCCTGACCGGAAACGCCCATAAGCTACTGAAGTCCTTTCTCTCAAATATTAGCATTCTATACATTGGCTGCATATAGATTTTTTTCTATTTGAGAGAGTAAGAGATTCCATGATATCAGATGGATCATTGGATTACTTCACAAAAACAATGaagtgaaaaaaaaataaaatacacCCACTTCACTGACGGCAGCCTGCTTTTGGGTTTTGATGTTGACCATATCTGCTTTTAAACACAGGACTGCTAGGCTTCTGACCAAACAAAAAACTGCAATCGAAGATCTTCCTTATATGTTCAATTTTCGGTTCAATATGCTTGCGCTTGTACTGATGATAACAGAAAAAGGTAATGAAAATTAACTTTAAAATCTGCACAATGGTAGGGTTTCGTGTCACTTCTCACCTGTGGCAGCTGACCAGCTTACCAGAATCCACTAACAAAACACACAATGATACTTGACGACGTAATATACTTCTTCCAATTAGTAGCAAATTCTGTAATGCATTTGTATTGTAAGGCGTGATTGCTCCGAAAAAAAAAATTATGCCCATCACACTAGCTGATCTGTCCCAGATGATGGGGATCCTGCATTCATCAGGCAAGTCTGAGGTGTTGCATCACCATCTTGAATTGC of the Chiloscyllium punctatum isolate Juve2018m chromosome 36, sChiPun1.3, whole genome shotgun sequence genome contains:
- the LOC140461107 gene encoding FMRFamide receptor-like; the protein is MSVTANLVAIIILSRGRCHLSRCISYYLVAVAVSDFLVILTAVIFKRIGRIYFRYSVMSTTPASALSAVLIYISRDCSVWLTAAFTIDRFVAICWQSLKVIYCTEKTASIVIGTICALSCIKNLPFYFVCQPLVIVDGVPWFCDIRSTYYTLPAWQAYHWLDRILTPFLPFFLIFLLNILTVRHILAASRARRRLRGTEDSGDKEIANRRRSIILLFAISLSFLLLWVTYVGNFIFVRAIGKGYISNLNFNDPQYILQETSIVLTLLSSCNNVFIYVLSQNKFREEVKKMFLCPFTMLISFIKP